Proteins from one Hirundo rustica isolate bHirRus1 chromosome 30, bHirRus1.pri.v3, whole genome shotgun sequence genomic window:
- the LOC120764468 gene encoding LOW QUALITY PROTEIN: inhibin beta C chain-like (The sequence of the model RefSeq protein was modified relative to this genomic sequence to represent the inferred CDS: inserted 2 bases in 1 codon; deleted 1 base in 1 codon), producing MSRLCAPRAAXRLHLNRSGRSALPAPGRLRGSAGAFISPGISQYLWPRQENEPILAPCSLSLQLCLPAPLSGPGASAASSPSAPRTLQMTVTAALLLLSLLRMAAAKGSWCPACGVAALAPGTQRDALLALAKQSILAKLRLPARPEVPQPPGRGALLTALRGMRERRSDAAAAFPGMLRVPPRPGMGLQEYEILSFAEPESSTSRSVRLHFRFSQELAGSTEILQATLYLFRAGAGRGALPVTVRFLQPDAAGETRLEARRSGWAALDVGAAVRSLFGQETPRLTVELEVPEDWGSPLPSNRSDSRWPFVAVQARARKPHRVRRRGVDCGADSRTCCRQEFFVDFKEIGWEDWIIQPEGYHMNYCAGLCPLHVAGIPGLAASFHTAVLNRIKAASAAAAVDSCCVPTQRRPLSLLYYDRDSNIVKTDIPDMIVDSCGCA from the exons ATGTCCCGGCTCTGCGCCCCTCGAGCAGC CCGGCTCCACCTTAACCGGAGCGGCCGCTCCGCTCTGCCCGCGCCCGGGCGGCTCCGGGGGAGCGCAGGGGCGTTTATCTCTCCCGGGATCAGCCAATATTTGTGGCCACGTCAGGAGAACGAGCCCATCCTCGCT CCGTGCTCCCTCTcactccagctctgcctccctgctccgCTCTCCGGCCCCGGCGCCTCCGCTGCCTCATCCCCTTCTGCTCCTCGGACGCT GCAGATGACGGTCACCGCggctctcctgctcctcagcctcctccgGATGGCGGCTGCCAAGGGTTCCTGGTGCCCGGCCTGCGGAGTGGCCGCGCTGGCCCCCGGAACGCAGCGGGACGCGCTCCTGGCCCTGGCCAAGCAGAGCATCCTGGCCAAGCTCCGCTTGCCCGCCAGGCCCGAGGTCCCGCAGCCCCCGGGCCGGGGGGCTCTGCTGACCGCGCTCCGCGGGATGCGGGAGCGACGCTCGGACGCTGCCGCCGCCTTCCCGGGGATGCTCCGCGTCCCACCCCGGCCCGGGATGGGGCTGCAGGAATACGAGATCCTGAGCTTCGCTGAGCCGG AATCCTCCACTTCCCGCAGCGTCCGCCTGCATTTCCGCTTCTCCCAGGAGCTGGCCGGGAGCACCGAGATCCTTCAGGCCACCCTCTACCTGTTCCGGGCGGGCGCCGGGCGCGGGGCACTGCCCGTCACCGTCAGGTTCCTGCAGCCGGACGCGGCCGGCGAGACGCGGCTGGAGGCGCGGAGATCCGGCTGGGCCGCGCTGGACGTCGGAGCAGCGGTGCGGAGCCTCTTCGGACAAGAGACCCCGCGGCTCACGGTGGAACTGGAGGTGCCGGAGGACTGGGGGTCCCCTCTCCCATCCAACCGTAGCGACTCCCGTTGGCCGTTCGTGGCCGTCCAAGCCCGGGCCAGGAAACCTCACCGCGTCCGCCGCCGCGGCGTGGATTGCGGAGCCGACTCGAGGACGTGCTGCCGCCAGGAGTTCTTCGTGGACTTCAAGGAGATCGGCTGGGAGGATTGGATCATCCAGCCCGAGGGTTACCACATGAATTACTGCGCGGGGCTGTGCCCGCTGCACGTGGCCGGCATTCCCGGCCTCGCCGCCTCCTTCCACACCGCCGTCCTCAACCGCATCAAGGCGGCCAGCGCGGCGGCCGCCGTGGATTCCTGCTGCGTTCCCACGCAGCGCaggcccctctccctgctctacTACGACCGCGACAGCAACATCGTCAAGACCGACATCCCCGACATGATCGTGGATTCCTGCGGCTGCGCCTGA